The Urocitellus parryii isolate mUroPar1 chromosome 6, mUroPar1.hap1, whole genome shotgun sequence genome includes a window with the following:
- the Zbtb46 gene encoding zinc finger and BTB domain-containing protein 46 isoform X4: MNNRKEDMEITSHYRQLLRELNEQRQHGVLCDVCVVVEGKVFKAHKNVLLGSSRYFKTLYCQVQKTSDQATVTHLDIVTAQGFKAIIDFMYSAHLALTSRNVIEVMSAASFLQMTDIVQACHDFIKAALDISIKSDAADELAEFEIGAPAGSSTEALISAVMAGRSISPWLARRTSPANSSGDSAIASCHEGGSTYGKEDQEPKAEGPDDVSSQSLWPGDVGYGPLRIKEEQISPPHYGGRELPSAKDSTMPSSASEPGAGDGWQPTGRRKNRKNKETVRHITQQVEEGSGAGSPSPAFLPTPGWPFGSRDSSADLTVTEASSSDSRGERAELYTHVDEGLLGEASCLGPPLTPEKDEVLHQASAVAGLRAALMSQSSLLSLKADVLGDDGSLLFEYLPKGAHSLSHDAVAVSVGRSWVLCPPSALWWEVRPRVAGGTAAPCRGLSLVGGRCYLSS, from the exons ATGAACAACCGGAAGGAAGATATGGAAATCACGTCCCACTACCGGCAGCTGCTTCGCGAGCTCAACGAGCAGAGGCAGCACGGCGTCCTGTGCGACGTGTGCGTCGTGGTGGAAGGCAAGGTCTTCAAGGCCCACAAGAACGTGCTGCTGGGCAGCAGCCGCTACTTCAAGACGCTCTACTGTCAGGTGCAGAAGACGTCTGACCAAGCCACCGTCACCCACCTGGACATCGTCACTGCCCAGGGCTTCAAGGCCATCATTGACTTCATGTACTCAGCCCACCTGGCCCTCACCAGCAGGAATGTCATCGAGGTGATGTCTGCCGCCAGCTTCCTGCAGATGACGGACATTGTGCAGGCCTGCCATGACTTCATCAAGGCTGCCCTGGACATCAGCATCAAGTCGGACGCTGCCGACGAGCTTGCCGAGTTTGAGATCGGCGCCCCGGCCGGCAGCAGCACAGAGGCGCTGATCTCTGCCGTGATGGCTGGCAGGAGCATCTCCCCGTGGCTGGCGCGGCGCACAAGCCCCGCCAACTCCTCTGGAGACTCAGCCATTGCCAGCTGTCACGAGGGGGGCAGCACCTATGGGAAGGAGGACCAGGAGCCCAAGGCCGAGGGCCCGGACGACGTGTCCTCACAGTCCCTGTGGCCTGGAGACGTGGGCTACGGGCCTCTGCGCATCAAGGAGGAACAGATATCGCCTCCTCACTATGGAGGGCGCGAGCTGCCTTCTGCCAAGGACAGCACGATGCCGAGCTCTGCCTCAGAGCCGGGAGCCGGCGACGGCTGGCAGCCCACGGGCCGCAGGAAGAACCGGAAGAACAAAGAGACGGTGCGGCACATCACGCAGCAGGTGGAGGAGGGCAGTGGGGCCGGCTCCCCCTCGCCCGCCTTCCTCCCCACGCCCGGGTGGCCCTTCGGCAGCCGGGACTCAA GTGCAGACCTGACTGTCACTGAGGCCAGCAGCTCCGACAGCCGAGGGGAGAGGGCCGAGCTGTACACCCACGTGGATGAGGGCCTCCTGGGAGAGGCCAGCTGCCTGGGCCCACCCCTGACTCCTGAGAAGGACGAGGTGCTGCACCAGGCCAGTGCGGTGGCCGGTCTGCGGGCGGCACTCATGAGTCAGAGCAGCCTGCTGTCTCTGAAGGCCGACGTGCTGGGGGACGACGGCTCCCTGCTGTTCGAGTACCTGCCTAAGGGTGCCCACTCGCTGTCTC ATGATGCCGTGGCAGTGAGTGTGGGAAGAAGCTGGGTGCTGTGTCCACCCTCAGCGCTGTGGTGGGAGGTGAGACCACGCGTGGCAGGAGGTACGGCCGCACCTTGCAGAGGCCTGTCCCTGGTGGGCGGGAGGTGTTACCTGAGCAGCTAA
- the Zbtb46 gene encoding zinc finger and BTB domain-containing protein 46 isoform X5 has translation MNNRKEDMEITSHYRQLLRELNEQRQHGVLCDVCVVVEGKVFKAHKNVLLGSSRYFKTLYCQVQKTSDQATVTHLDIVTAQGFKAIIDFMYSAHLALTSRNVIEVMSAASFLQMTDIVQACHDFIKAALDISIKSDAADELAEFEIGAPAGSSTEALISAVMAGRSISPWLARRTSPANSSGDSAIASCHEGGSTYGKEDQEPKAEGPDDVSSQSLWPGDVGYGPLRIKEEQISPPHYGGRELPSAKDSTMPSSASEPGAGDGWQPTGRRKNRKNKETVRHITQQVEEGSGAGSPSPAFLPTPGWPFGSRDSSADLTVTEASSSDSRGERAELYTHVDEGLLGEASCLGPPLTPEKDEVLHQASAVAGLRAALMSQSSLLSLKADVLGDDGSLLFEYLPKGAHSLSRLTRRAAGGGVGLV, from the exons ATGAACAACCGGAAGGAAGATATGGAAATCACGTCCCACTACCGGCAGCTGCTTCGCGAGCTCAACGAGCAGAGGCAGCACGGCGTCCTGTGCGACGTGTGCGTCGTGGTGGAAGGCAAGGTCTTCAAGGCCCACAAGAACGTGCTGCTGGGCAGCAGCCGCTACTTCAAGACGCTCTACTGTCAGGTGCAGAAGACGTCTGACCAAGCCACCGTCACCCACCTGGACATCGTCACTGCCCAGGGCTTCAAGGCCATCATTGACTTCATGTACTCAGCCCACCTGGCCCTCACCAGCAGGAATGTCATCGAGGTGATGTCTGCCGCCAGCTTCCTGCAGATGACGGACATTGTGCAGGCCTGCCATGACTTCATCAAGGCTGCCCTGGACATCAGCATCAAGTCGGACGCTGCCGACGAGCTTGCCGAGTTTGAGATCGGCGCCCCGGCCGGCAGCAGCACAGAGGCGCTGATCTCTGCCGTGATGGCTGGCAGGAGCATCTCCCCGTGGCTGGCGCGGCGCACAAGCCCCGCCAACTCCTCTGGAGACTCAGCCATTGCCAGCTGTCACGAGGGGGGCAGCACCTATGGGAAGGAGGACCAGGAGCCCAAGGCCGAGGGCCCGGACGACGTGTCCTCACAGTCCCTGTGGCCTGGAGACGTGGGCTACGGGCCTCTGCGCATCAAGGAGGAACAGATATCGCCTCCTCACTATGGAGGGCGCGAGCTGCCTTCTGCCAAGGACAGCACGATGCCGAGCTCTGCCTCAGAGCCGGGAGCCGGCGACGGCTGGCAGCCCACGGGCCGCAGGAAGAACCGGAAGAACAAAGAGACGGTGCGGCACATCACGCAGCAGGTGGAGGAGGGCAGTGGGGCCGGCTCCCCCTCGCCCGCCTTCCTCCCCACGCCCGGGTGGCCCTTCGGCAGCCGGGACTCAA GTGCAGACCTGACTGTCACTGAGGCCAGCAGCTCCGACAGCCGAGGGGAGAGGGCCGAGCTGTACACCCACGTGGATGAGGGCCTCCTGGGAGAGGCCAGCTGCCTGGGCCCACCCCTGACTCCTGAGAAGGACGAGGTGCTGCACCAGGCCAGTGCGGTGGCCGGTCTGCGGGCGGCACTCATGAGTCAGAGCAGCCTGCTGTCTCTGAAGGCCGACGTGCTGGGGGACGACGGCTCCCTGCTGTTCGAGTACCTGCCTAAGGGTGCCCACTCGCTGTCTC GACTGACCAGACGGGCAGCAGGCGGGGGTGTCGGCCTGGTTTGA